The Pyxidicoccus sp. MSG2 DNA segment GCGCACCTGGCGAACTCGGGCGTTCGCGCGCTCCTCCTGGACATCGTCCCCCCCAAGGCCAACCCGGGCGAGGACACCTCGTCCAAGGCCTTCCGCAACAAGTTCGCGGCGGGCGCGCTGGCCAACATGCGCAAGCAGAAGCCCAGCCCCATCGTCTCCGAGCAGGTCTTCTCCAACATCGAGGTGGGCAACTTCGATGACGACCTGGCCCGCATCGCCGAGTGCGACTGGGTGGTGGAGGTGGTGAAGGAGGACCTCGCCGTCAAGCAGTCCCTCTTCGAGCGCGTGGAGAAGCACGCGCGCAAGGGCACCATCATCTCCTCCAACACCTCCGGCATGTCCATTGTCGGGATGACCGAGGGCCGCGGCGCGGACTTCAAGAAGAACTTCCTCGTCACGCACTTCTTCAACCCCGTGCGCTACATGAAGCTCCTGGAGCTCGTGGCCGGCAAGGACACGGACCCGGAGGTGCTCAAGACGCTGCACCGCTTCGGTGAGGAGGTGCTCGGCAAGGGCATCGTCTACGGCAAGGACACCACCAACTTCATCGCCAACCGCATCGGCACGTACGGGATGATGAAGACCATCGCCGGCATGGGCCCCGCGGAGATGACGATTGAAGAGGTGGACAAGCTCTTCGGTCCGCCCATGGGCCGTCCCAAGTCCGCCGTCTTCCGCACCACCGACATCGTCGGCCTGGACACCTTCGTCCACGTGGCGAAGAACTGCTACGACACCCTCACCCAGGACGAGGAGCGCGAGGCGTTCCGCATGCCCGACTTCATCCTCGACATGGTGAAGAAGGGCATCCTGGGCGACAAGAGCGGCGGCGGCTTCTACAAGAAGCAGGGCAAGGACATCCAGGTCCTCGACCTCAAGACGATGGAGTACCGCGCCCAGAACAAGGTGCGCTTCGAGTCGCTGGGCGCCGCGAAGGACGTGGAGGATGTGCGCGAGCGCGTCGCCGTGGTGCTCAACGGCCAGGACAAGGCCGCGAAGTTCGCCGAGCGCATCACCCTGGACGTGATGGCCTACACCAGCCGCCGCATCCCGGAGATTGCCGACGACGTCGTCAACGTGGACCGCGCCATGCGCTGGGGCTACGCGTGGGACCTCGGGCCCTTCGAGTCGTGGGACGCCTACGGCGTGAAGAAGGGCGTGGAGCGGATGAAGGAGCTGGGCCTCAAGCCCGCGAAGTGGGTGGAGGACATGCTGGCCGCGGGCCGCACGTCCTTCTACGGCGTGGAGGGCGGCAAGGACACGTACTGGGACATCCCCACGAAGTCCGTGAAGGTGGTGCCGGAGAACGCGCGCACGCAGCGCGTGGAATACCTCAAGCGCGGCAACAAGAAGGTCGCCGGCAACGACTCCGCCACCCTGTGGGACATGGGCGACGGCGCCACGCTGCTGGAGTTCCACAGCAAGATGAACTCCATCGATGACCAGATCATCGAGATGATGAACACGGCGCTGGACGAGACGGAGAAGAACTTCAAGGGCCTGGTCATCGGCAACGACGGGGCGAACTTCTCCGCGGGCGCCAACATCGTCGCGCTGCTGTGGGCGGCCAAGAGCGGCGAGTTCGACTCCATCAAGAAGATGGTGAAGGACTTCCAGAGCGCCAACCAGCGCATGCGCTACAGCCCGGTGCCGGTGGTGACGGCGCCCTTCAACCTCACCCTGGGCGGCGGCTCCGAGGTGACGATGGGCGGCAACGCCATCCAGGCCAGCGCCGAGCTGTACATGGGCCTGGTGGAAGTGGGCGTGGGCCTCATCCCCGGCGGCGGCGGCAACATGCAGCTGCTGCGCAACGTGTTCGGCCCGTACGCGGCGGAGAAGGACTTCGACGCGCTGCCCTTCCTGAAGAAGGTGTTCCTGGCCATCGGCATGGCCAAGGTCGCCACCAGCGCCGAGGAGGCCCGGGAGATTGGCTTCCTGTCGCCGCAGGACGGAATCACGTCCAACCGCGACTTCCTCCTGTCGGATGCGAAGGCGCGCGTGCTGGGCATGGCCAACGCGGGCTTCAAGGCGCCGCGGCCCACCCGCTTCCGCCTGCCGGGCGCCAGCGGCGCGGCCACCATCGACATGATGCTCTACGACATGGAGCTCAACGGCCAGGTGAGCGCCCATGACCGCAAGATTGCCCAGAAGCTGGCGCGCGTGCTGACGGGCGGCGACACCAGCCCGTCCGTCCTCGTCACCGAGGAGCGGCTGCTGGAGCTGGAGGCGGAGGCCTTCCTGAGCCTGTGCGGCGAGGAGAAGACCCAGGACCGCCTGCAGCACATGATTGAGAAGGGCAAGCCGCTGCGGAACTGACGGCCGGCCGGTATCCATTGACCACTGAATCCAATTTTTCTGACTGCCCGGGTGCCCCCCGGGCAAGGAGACACTCAAGATGCCTGGTCGAGTCGTGATTGCCAGCGCGGTGCGCACGCCCTTCACCCGCGCGCACAAGGGAGAGTTCAAGGACACGCGGCCGGACACCCTGGCCGCCATCGCCATCAAGGAGGCCGTTGCCCAGGTCCCCGGCCTGAAGCCGGCGGACGTGGAGGACGTCATCCTGGGCTGTGCCATGCCGGAGGCGGAGCAGGGGATGAACGTGGCGCGCATCGCCACCCTGCTCGCCGGCCTGCCGGACACGGTGCCGGGGATGACCATCAACCGCTTCTGTTCGTCGGGCTCGCAGGCCATCGCCCAGGTGGCGCAGGCCATCCTGGCGGGGTCGATTGAGGTCGGCATCGGCGGCGGTACCGAGTCGATGACGATGGTCCCGATGGGTGGCAACAAGACGAGCGCCAACCCGGACGTCATGGCGAAGCTGCCGGAGGTCTACACCTCCATGGGCGCCACCGCGGAGAACATCGCCACGCGCTACAGCGTCACGCGCGAGGACGCGGACAAGTTCGCCTACGAGAGCCAGCGCCGTGCCGCCACCGCGCGCGAGCAGGGCAAGTTCAAGGACGAGATCGTCCCCGTGACGACGACGTTCTTCGACGAGGACGGCGCGGCGAAGACGGTGACGGTGACGGTGGACACCATCCTCCGTCCGGACACCACGCTGGAGGGCCTGGCGAAGCTGCGTCCGGCCTTCAACGCCAAGGGCGTGGTGACGGCGGGCAACGCGTCGCCGCTGACGGACGGCGCGGCGGCGGCGGTGGTGATGAGCGAGGCGAAGGCGAAGGAGCTCGGCGTGAAGCCGCTGGGCTACTACGTCGACTCCGTGGTGGCGGGCGTGCCCCCGGAAATCATGGGCGTGGGCCCGGTGCCGGCGGTGCGCAAGCTGCTGGCGCGCAACAAGCTCGAGGTGAAGGACATCGACGTCTTCGAGCTGAACGAGGCCTTCGCGGCGCAGGCGCTGTACTGCATCCGCGAGCTGGGCATCCCCCTGGACAAGGTGAACCCGAACGGCGGCGCCACCGCCCTGG contains these protein-coding regions:
- a CDS encoding thiolase family protein, whose protein sequence is MPGRVVIASAVRTPFTRAHKGEFKDTRPDTLAAIAIKEAVAQVPGLKPADVEDVILGCAMPEAEQGMNVARIATLLAGLPDTVPGMTINRFCSSGSQAIAQVAQAILAGSIEVGIGGGTESMTMVPMGGNKTSANPDVMAKLPEVYTSMGATAENIATRYSVTREDADKFAYESQRRAATAREQGKFKDEIVPVTTTFFDEDGAAKTVTVTVDTILRPDTTLEGLAKLRPAFNAKGVVTAGNASPLTDGAAAAVVMSEAKAKELGVKPLGYYVDSVVAGVPPEIMGVGPVPAVRKLLARNKLEVKDIDVFELNEAFAAQALYCIRELGIPLDKVNPNGGATALGHPLGVSGARMVATILRELKRRGGRYGVVSMCIGGGMGFAMLVESAK
- a CDS encoding 3-hydroxyacyl-CoA dehydrogenase/enoyl-CoA hydratase family protein, whose amino-acid sequence is MTTRIRKVAVLGAGVMGSGIAAHLANSGVRALLLDIVPPKANPGEDTSSKAFRNKFAAGALANMRKQKPSPIVSEQVFSNIEVGNFDDDLARIAECDWVVEVVKEDLAVKQSLFERVEKHARKGTIISSNTSGMSIVGMTEGRGADFKKNFLVTHFFNPVRYMKLLELVAGKDTDPEVLKTLHRFGEEVLGKGIVYGKDTTNFIANRIGTYGMMKTIAGMGPAEMTIEEVDKLFGPPMGRPKSAVFRTTDIVGLDTFVHVAKNCYDTLTQDEEREAFRMPDFILDMVKKGILGDKSGGGFYKKQGKDIQVLDLKTMEYRAQNKVRFESLGAAKDVEDVRERVAVVLNGQDKAAKFAERITLDVMAYTSRRIPEIADDVVNVDRAMRWGYAWDLGPFESWDAYGVKKGVERMKELGLKPAKWVEDMLAAGRTSFYGVEGGKDTYWDIPTKSVKVVPENARTQRVEYLKRGNKKVAGNDSATLWDMGDGATLLEFHSKMNSIDDQIIEMMNTALDETEKNFKGLVIGNDGANFSAGANIVALLWAAKSGEFDSIKKMVKDFQSANQRMRYSPVPVVTAPFNLTLGGGSEVTMGGNAIQASAELYMGLVEVGVGLIPGGGGNMQLLRNVFGPYAAEKDFDALPFLKKVFLAIGMAKVATSAEEAREIGFLSPQDGITSNRDFLLSDAKARVLGMANAGFKAPRPTRFRLPGASGAATIDMMLYDMELNGQVSAHDRKIAQKLARVLTGGDTSPSVLVTEERLLELEAEAFLSLCGEEKTQDRLQHMIEKGKPLRN